The Chitinophagales bacterium genome includes a region encoding these proteins:
- the mce gene encoding methylmalonyl-CoA epimerase: MLKIEHIGIAVKDLKNSNQLFEKLFDKAAYKEESVESEGVSTSFFQVGNSKIELLEAESDDSPIGKFISKKGEGIHHIAFEVEDIEAEMKRLQSEGFHLLNKSPKKGADNKLICFLHPKSSNGVLIELCQEMK, translated from the coding sequence ATGCTTAAAATCGAACATATTGGAATTGCTGTAAAAGATTTAAAAAATTCCAATCAACTTTTCGAAAAACTTTTTGATAAAGCTGCATATAAGGAAGAAAGTGTTGAATCAGAAGGCGTAAGCACTTCTTTTTTTCAAGTTGGAAACTCAAAAATTGAGCTTTTAGAAGCCGAATCTGATGACAGTCCTATTGGAAAATTTATTTCCAAAAAAGGAGAAGGCATACACCACATTGCATTTGAAGTAGAAGATATTGAAGCTGAAATGAAGCGACTTCAATCTGAAGGGTTTCATTTGCTGAACAAATCACCAAAAAAGGGTGCAGACAATAAATTGATTTGTTTCCTGCATCCAAAAAGCAGCAATGGTGTTTTAATAGAGTTGTGCCAGGAGATGAAATAA